Sequence from the Paeniglutamicibacter cryotolerans genome:
GCCGGTGCAGGCTTCGACTGGTTGTTCATCGACGCCGAGCATTCGCCCAACGGACTTGAATCGGTGCTCGCCCAGCTGCAGGCGGTCCGCGGCTATCCGGTGGTGCCCGTGGTCCGACCGGCGGTCAACGACGTGGTGCTGATCAAGCAGTTCCTGGACCTGGGTGTGCAATCGCTGATCGTGCCGATGGTCAATACGGCGCAGGATGCCGCGGCCGCGGTCTCCGCGGTGAACTACCCGCCACTGGGCGTGCGCGGCGTCGGTTCGGCGCTGGCCCGCTCGGCCCGCTGGAACCGCATTCCGAACTATCTGACCCGCGCCTCCGAATCGATCACGCTGATTGTGCAGATCGAATCGGCCGAGGCGGTTGCCAACGTCGAGGCCATCGTGGCGACTGAGGGGGTGCACGGCATCTTCATCGGTCCCTCCGATCTTGCCGCCTCCATGGGCGTCATCGGAGAACAGGACCATCCGGAGGTGGTTGCGGCCGTCGAGAAGTCGATCGCTGCGGCCAAGGCCGCCGGCATCCACGTTGGTGTCAACGCTTTTGCCGAGGGCCCGGCCCGCCGCTACATCGAGCTGGGTGCCGACTTCGTCGGTGTCGGTGCGGATGTGGCGCTGCTGGCCCGCGGCTCCGAGTCGCTGGCAGCCAAGTTCGTGCCAACGGAAACGGCCATGCCGGGGAAGCCCGCCAGCTACTAGATGATTGATTCCAAGGGGTGACAGCGCGGGCAAGGGTGTCCAGAATCGAGATGTAATACCCAACATTCGAACCTGGAGAGTTCCGATGGCTCCCGATCTGGACACCCTTGCAACAGCACTGTACGCCTGCGCGGACGACTTTCTGAAGGCCAATCCGCACCTGCTCCCGTGGCGTCCGGCCATCGGCTTCGGGCCCCGGATCAGCGACGCCGAACTGGTCACCATCGCGGTCCTCCAGGCCCTGCTCGGCTTCACCTCCGAACGCCGCTGGCTCCGCCAATCCCATAACGACCTGCGCCGATGGTTCCCGGACCTGCCCCAACAACCCGGATACAACAAACGGCTGCGGAAGCTGGGCGGGACCCTGCAGGCTCTCAACGAACACCTGGCCCACACCACCGGGCTCTGGTCCGATGAGCTGTGGCTCGCCGATTCCACCCCTGTGGAATGCGGGCGCTCCCACACCACGGCCCACCGCTCCGAACTGGCCGGCTGGGCCGAATACGGGTACTGCGCCTCGCATTCACGGTGGTTCTGGGGGCTGCGCCTGCACCTGCTGTGCACCCCGACCGGACTGCCGGTCGGCTACGCGCTGACCGGGGCGAAGGCCGATGAGCGTGAGACCCTGCTGGGCATCCTGGAAAACCTGCCCACCCCGGTGGAGCCGGGACAGATCATCATCGCGGACAAGAACTACTACGGGAAGGCCTTCGAGCAGGACCTCTCCGAGGCCGGGATCACCCTGGTCCGTCCGACCCGTCAAGGTGAGAAACCCCGTCCCGGAAAGAGTCTGCTCAAGCCACTGCGTCAGGTCATCGAGTCAATCAACGACACCCTCAAGGGCCAGCTGGACCTGGAGGCCCATGGCGGGAGGACCATCGCCGGGGTCACCGTGCGGGTCCTGCAACGCATCCTCGCGCTGACCGTGGCCATCTGGCACAACCTGAACACCGGTTCCCATCCACTGCGGTCGCTGACCGCCTATGACCATGAACCCTTGGAATCAATCATCTAGGGTTTCACCGG
This genomic interval carries:
- a CDS encoding aldolase/citrate lyase family protein, producing MSFRVDPDPSFRDALEASDRSLAGIWVCSGSPLVAEICAGAGFDWLFIDAEHSPNGLESVLAQLQAVRGYPVVPVVRPAVNDVVLIKQFLDLGVQSLIVPMVNTAQDAAAAVSAVNYPPLGVRGVGSALARSARWNRIPNYLTRASESITLIVQIESAEAVANVEAIVATEGVHGIFIGPSDLAASMGVIGEQDHPEVVAAVEKSIAAAKAAGIHVGVNAFAEGPARRYIELGADFVGVGADVALLARGSESLAAKFVPTETAMPGKPASY
- a CDS encoding IS982 family transposase, coding for MAPDLDTLATALYACADDFLKANPHLLPWRPAIGFGPRISDAELVTIAVLQALLGFTSERRWLRQSHNDLRRWFPDLPQQPGYNKRLRKLGGTLQALNEHLAHTTGLWSDELWLADSTPVECGRSHTTAHRSELAGWAEYGYCASHSRWFWGLRLHLLCTPTGLPVGYALTGAKADERETLLGILENLPTPVEPGQIIIADKNYYGKAFEQDLSEAGITLVRPTRQGEKPRPGKSLLKPLRQVIESINDTLKGQLDLEAHGGRTIAGVTVRVLQRILALTVAIWHNLNTGSHPLRSLTAYDHEPLESII